A single genomic interval of Chloracidobacterium validum harbors:
- the hutG gene encoding N-formylglutamate deformylase, which produces MSATTHAMTYDLEPGTTPLLISLPHVGTDVPPEIAADWTEAARALPDTDWRLETIYAFARELGAGILRAKVSRYVVDLNRPPDDQPLYPGARTTELCPTRMFDGQPIYQDGRAPDRAEVARRRAQYWQPYHDALSRELTRLQARYGQVILWEGHSIKSRLPWLFDGQLPDLNLGTADGQSCSPALRQALCAVLEAQTVFTYVVDGRFKGGYITRHYGRPDQGWQAVQLEMGWSCYMDEAPPYVPDAARLERLLPVLEALLRAALAWRSA; this is translated from the coding sequence ATGTCGGCCACGACACATGCCATGACCTATGACCTGGAGCCGGGAACGACCCCCTTGCTCATCAGCCTGCCGCACGTCGGCACGGATGTGCCACCGGAAATTGCTGCTGACTGGACTGAAGCCGCCCGTGCCTTGCCGGATACCGACTGGCGCTTGGAAACCATCTATGCCTTTGCGCGGGAGCTTGGCGCTGGCATCTTGCGCGCCAAGGTGTCCAGGTACGTCGTGGACCTCAACCGTCCACCCGATGACCAGCCGCTCTATCCCGGCGCGCGCACTACTGAACTCTGCCCAACCCGCATGTTCGACGGACAGCCCATCTACCAGGATGGACGAGCGCCCGATCGCGCTGAAGTTGCACGGCGTCGCGCTCAGTATTGGCAGCCTTACCATGACGCGCTCAGCCGGGAGCTAACGCGCCTGCAAGCGCGTTACGGTCAGGTCATCCTGTGGGAAGGGCATAGCATCAAGTCACGGCTTCCCTGGCTGTTCGACGGTCAACTCCCCGACTTGAACTTGGGCACAGCCGATGGCCAAAGCTGTTCCCCTGCGCTGCGTCAGGCGCTATGTGCCGTGTTGGAGGCGCAGACCGTCTTTACCTATGTGGTGGACGGCCGTTTCAAAGGCGGCTACATCACGCGCCACTATGGCCGACCCGACCAGGGATGGCAGGCCGTTCAGCTTGAAATGGGTTGGTCCTGCTACATGGACGAAGCGCCACCCTATGTCCCTGATGCGGCGCGGCTGGAGCGTCTGCTCCCCGTGCTTGAAGCCCTGCTCCGAGCAGCACTGGCCTGGAGGTCCGCATGA